The Pieris rapae chromosome 16, ilPieRapa1.1, whole genome shotgun sequence genome includes a region encoding these proteins:
- the LOC110998085 gene encoding uncharacterized protein LOC110998085, translating to MPVVLDSSCNARLHTAKSHTSIYDIYAPNRNDGHHTKHKKTCPIYEISGDPHRKYSQVRESIRVYQTPYVTSEKYHALNKRSSDKSVVRSTSTLFYDLDNLAKRHSYHCVADFGVSTNNILFDNTKKSYNSTGFDAKSKAIVQECTTEVQAKIAPKDSVNINRRIKKPTNSNSLISSDMFLNTTDYSAPNIPRFNERDQKFWSYSKYKTEYTKPMSEERRRRLKNNDKSGDDPCPCQLFSYACPCTDKKSLTDLAKNSKTVTASNQVTSIKNTASHYKKNTTKDNIKNLVDRVTSPTTSEMLPEYNIARVSNQNSPQSIYHKNISKHTYHEMRCNHSPKQKCYKKSRQVICPKCKERIEIPNIPEEDDHMIFPHIQENTSPGQQSYVSSFSQRSKVDGDVCSHDPPCELVPVCQLLPSEQHFANNTKCFKMESKIKNNRTIKITKACRHHPPCTVVPSCQRMRVLSNNCEYIPPCLHRPRCVNLPLCIPFSKTIDYDELVNKPLNEEDSLKCHHMCSTPAYVPVYQHDSVGNNIQQHFRATHNPCEYANEYEPTFFLTPKLTRTSPTFSPYQTNKQSPTNKQSPMSCTCPPTNKSCQYDCAECMCDNAQTTKKSKSEDVIVYIRDVGCQFRNKRSPCSTLIQSNTSNVSFEEDNGQTGNYFSNYHTLRYEDKYTNPVSGGERTSISTSSLEIDSHCPSHGTDRIPHSEINTGFRPRISPIVANCYLKDPILEYCITTKKDSNKKRRKSQSILCTSSSRKCFIKSKHKKSSVKRRRKSRLSCQSVLNSDSKKIH from the coding sequence ATGCCAGTCGTGCTAGATTCGTCTTGTAACGCAAGACTTCACACGGCTAAGTCCCATACAAGTATTTACGATATTTATGCACCTAATCGAAATGATGGTCAtcatacaaaacataaaaaaacatgtcctatttatgaaatttctGGCGATCCCCACAGAAAGTATTCCCAGGTAAGAGAATCTATTAGAGTTTATCAAACACCATATGTCACAAGTGAAAAGTATCATGCATTAAACAAAAGATCCAGTGACAAATCAGTCGTTCGTTCGACCAGCACATTATTCTATGATCTGGATAATTTAGCAAAGAGGCACTCATATCACTGTGTTGCTGACTTCGGAGTGTCcactaataacattttattcgaTAATACAAAGAAAAGCTATAACAGTACTGGTTTTGATGCAAAGTCGAAAGCTATTGTCCAAGAATGTACCACAGAAGTCCAGGCAAAAATCGCACCAAAAGACAGTGTAAACATTAATAGAAGAATAAAAAAGCCTACAAACAGCAACTCGCTTATTTCTTcggatatgtttttaaatactactGATTATTCAGCCCCGAATATTCCACGTTTTAATGAAAGGGATCAGAAATTTTGGTCATATTCTAAATACAAAACCGAGTATACTAAACCGATGTcagaagaaagaagaagaagactaAAAAACAACGATAAAAGTGGTGATGATCCTTGTCCTTgtcaattattttcatatgctTGTCCTTGCACAGATAAAAAGTCTCTAACGGATTTAgctaaaaatagtaaaacagTGACAGCATCAAATCAAGTtacatctataaaaaatacagcgtctcattataaaaaaaataccacaaAAGATAATATCAAGAATCTTGTGGATAGAGTCACTAGTCCCACAACAAGCGAGATGCTTCCGGAATACAATATAGCGCGAGTCTCCAATCAAAATTCACCCCAATCTATTTACCATAAAAACATATCCAAGCATACATATCATGAAATGAGGTGCAATCATAGTCCCAAGCAAAAATGTTATAAGAAATCGAGGCAAGTTATATGCCCAAAATGTAAGGAGAGAATTGAAATACCAAATATACCAGAAGAAGACGATCATATGATTTTCCCTCATATACAGGAAAATACCTCTCCTGGTCAACAGTCATATGTAAGTAGTTTTAGCCAAAGAAGTAAGGTTGATGGAGACGTATGTAGTCATGACCCCCCATGTGAACTGGTGCCGGTGTGCCAATTACTGCCATCTGAACAACATTTcgcaaataatactaaatgttttaaaatggaatccaaaatcaaaaataatagaacaaTCAAAATCACAAAAGCTTGTAGACATCATCCTCCATGCACGGTGGTCCCTTCCTGCCAAAGAATGAGAGTACTAAGTAACAACTGCGAGTACATCCCACCATGTCTTCATCGGCCTCGTTGTGTAAATTTACCTCTGTGTATCCCTTTTTCAAAGACAATCGACTATGATGAGCTGGTAAATAAACCGCTAAACGAAGAAGATAGTCTTAAATGCCATCACATGTGCTCCACTCCTGCGTATGTACCAGTCTATCAGCACGATTCAGTGGGTAATAATATCCAGCAACACTTCCGTGCAACTCACAATCCTTGTGAATATGCCAACGAGTATGAACCTACTTTTTTCTTGACACCAAAGCTGACTCGTACATCCCCAACATTCTCACCTTATCAAACCAATAAACAATCGCCAACCAATAAGCAATCCCCGATGTCATGCACATGTCCTCCGACCAATAAATCGTGCCAATATGACTGCGCTGAATGTATGTGTGACAACGCTCAGACGACAAAGAAAAGTAAGAGCGAAGATGTTATCGTGTATATTAGAGATGTTGGTTGTCAATTTCGTAATAAACGAAGTCCATGCAGTACTTTGATACAATCAAATACATCAAACGTTTCATTTGAAGAAGATaacgggcaaacgggcaaTTATTTCTCTAATTATCATACCCTTCGATATGAGGATAAGTACACAAACCCTGTCTCTGGTGGTGAACGGACCTCAATTTCCACCAGCTCTCTTGAAATCGACAGCCACTGTCCTTCTCACGGTACGGATAGAATACCACATTCCGAAATAAATACAGGTTTCCGGCCAAGAATCTCTCCAATTGTAGcaaattgttatttgaaaGACCCTATTTTGGAGTACTGTATAACTACAAAAAAAGACTCaaataagaaaagaagaaaatcgCAAAGCATTTTGTGCACTTCGAGCTCacgaaaatgttttataaagagTAAACATAAGAAATCCTCTGTGAAAAGACGAAGAAAATCTCGACTGAGCTGTCAAAGTGTTCTAAACTCCGACTCAAAGAAAATTCATTGA